A DNA window from Micromonospora inyonensis contains the following coding sequences:
- the rbfA gene encoding 30S ribosome-binding factor RbfA, with amino-acid sequence MTDPAKVRRHAERVRELVASVVRSQIKDPRLGMITITDARITADLRDATVFYTVLGDAAEQAGTAAALESAKGMLRSTVGKALGLRHSPTLTFVLDNVQDHVKHIDDLLAQARSADAEVQRIAARAEYAGEAQPYRLDEDEDDDTEADDESDDVASAAQERR; translated from the coding sequence ATGACGGATCCGGCCAAGGTACGCCGGCACGCCGAACGGGTGCGTGAGCTGGTCGCGTCGGTGGTGCGGAGCCAGATCAAGGATCCCCGCCTCGGCATGATCACCATCACCGATGCCCGGATCACCGCCGACCTGCGGGACGCCACGGTCTTCTACACCGTGCTCGGTGACGCCGCCGAGCAGGCCGGCACCGCCGCCGCGCTGGAGAGCGCGAAGGGCATGTTGCGCAGCACGGTGGGCAAGGCGCTCGGACTGCGGCACTCGCCGACCCTGACGTTCGTGCTGGACAACGTCCAGGACCACGTCAAGCACATCGACGATCTGCTCGCCCAGGCCCGCAGCGCCGACGCCGAGGTGCAGCGGATCGCCGCGCGGGCGGAGTACGCCGGGGAGGCCCAGCCGTACCGGCTCGACGAGGACGAGGACGACGACACCGAGGCCGACGACGAGTCCGACGACGTCGCGTCGGCCGCCCAGGAACGGCGGTGA
- a CDS encoding DUF503 domain-containing protein → MFTGTAVFDLLLPGDSRSLKAKRSYVRPIVAALRRFEVSAAEVGALDLHGRAQIAVAVVAAEAGHVREVLDSCERLVAGRPEVELLSVRQRLHGVDD, encoded by the coding sequence ATGTTCACCGGAACCGCGGTCTTCGACCTGCTGCTACCGGGTGATTCCCGGTCGCTCAAGGCCAAGAGATCATACGTACGACCGATCGTGGCGGCGTTGCGCCGCTTCGAGGTGTCGGCTGCCGAGGTGGGAGCGCTCGACCTGCACGGTCGGGCCCAGATTGCCGTGGCCGTGGTGGCCGCGGAGGCGGGACACGTCCGCGAGGTGCTCGACTCGTGCGAGCGTCTGGTGGCGGGCCGCCCGGAGGTGGAACTGCTGTCGGTGCGTCAACGCCTCCACGGCGTGGACGACTGA
- the infB gene encoding translation initiation factor IF-2, whose product MAGKARVHELAKELGVESKTVLAKLKEMGEFVKSASSTVEAPVARRLRGAFVASADGSAPSAPAAATPSPAPRPTPTPPPTPGEPRISAKPMPPRRPVPGPKPKGPVPGPPAAATPVAKPASAHDIEVAAAEARAAQLKADQEAAVKAAQAARQQQRENVRREPPTDGTNRPGPRPGPGPGPGAMPPRPGSLAAGRTGTPAPGRPGPGGRPPARGAGNNPFGIQGGGQARPPASSAGGPRPSPASMPPRPSPASMPPRPSPASMPSQRPGRPGGPGAGRPGGGAGRPGGGGGGGGFRGGPGGGGGGGGFRGGPGGGGGGGGFRGGPGGGGGGGAGAGGGFRPGAPAGGGGRPGGGGRGRGGGAAGAFGRPGGRPTRGRKSKKQRRQEFDNLSAPTMSSGAPRGQGQVVRLSRGASLSDFADKINANPGSLVQEMFNLGEMVTATQSCSDDTLLLLGEHLGFNVQIVSPEDEDRELLAQFNIDLDAEVAEDRLVSRAPVVTVMGHVDHGKTKLLDAIRKANVVAGEAGGITQHIGAYQVHVPHDGEDRAVTFIDTPGHEAFTAMRARGAQVTDIVVLVVAADDGVMPQTIEALNHAKAADVPIVVAVNKVDKPEANPDKVRQQLTEYGLVAEEYGGDTMFVNVAAKPGIGIDELLEAVLLTADASLELTAPIDGPAQGVAIEAHLDKGRGAVATVLVQKGTLRAGDSIVAGGAHGRVRAMLDENGNQVAEAGPARPVLVLGLTAVPGAGDTFLAAEDDRTVRQIAEQRQARRRAASFANSRGRATLETLMEQLKEGEKTSLNLVLKGDVSGSVEALEDALFNLDIPEEVQLRIIHRGVGAITESDVMLASASSEAVTIIGFNVRAANKVREIADREGVEIRYYTVIYQAIEEIEAALKGLLKPEYEEVELGTAEIRDVFRSSKVGNISGCIVRSGIIRRNAKARLLRDGAVVADNLTISSLKRFKDDATEVREGFECGLTLGGYNNVQVGDVIETFEMREKARS is encoded by the coding sequence GTGGCAGGTAAGGCCCGCGTACACGAGCTGGCAAAGGAGCTCGGGGTCGAGAGTAAGACCGTTCTCGCCAAGCTGAAGGAAATGGGCGAGTTCGTGAAGTCCGCGTCCAGCACCGTCGAGGCGCCCGTCGCCCGACGGCTGCGGGGCGCATTCGTCGCGTCCGCCGATGGTTCGGCACCGTCCGCTCCGGCGGCGGCCACCCCGAGCCCGGCCCCGCGACCGACCCCGACCCCACCGCCGACCCCCGGCGAACCCCGGATCTCGGCCAAGCCGATGCCGCCCCGGCGGCCGGTGCCCGGTCCGAAGCCGAAGGGGCCGGTCCCCGGCCCGCCGGCCGCGGCGACCCCGGTCGCCAAGCCGGCGAGTGCCCACGACATCGAGGTGGCCGCCGCCGAGGCGCGCGCCGCCCAGCTGAAGGCCGACCAGGAGGCCGCGGTCAAGGCCGCCCAGGCCGCCCGGCAGCAGCAGCGTGAGAACGTCCGCCGGGAGCCCCCGACGGACGGCACCAACCGCCCCGGCCCCCGGCCGGGTCCGGGTCCGGGTCCGGGCGCGATGCCGCCCCGCCCGGGTTCGCTGGCCGCCGGTCGTACCGGCACGCCGGCCCCGGGTCGTCCCGGTCCCGGCGGACGCCCGCCGGCCCGTGGCGCGGGCAACAACCCGTTCGGTATCCAGGGTGGCGGCCAGGCCCGGCCGCCGGCGAGCAGCGCCGGCGGACCACGGCCGAGCCCGGCCTCGATGCCGCCCCGGCCGAGTCCGGCCTCGATGCCGCCCCGGCCGAGTCCGGCTTCGATGCCGAGCCAGCGTCCCGGTCGTCCGGGCGGGCCCGGCGCGGGTCGTCCCGGCGGCGGCGCGGGCCGTCCCGGTGGCGGTGGCGGCGGCGGTGGCTTCCGCGGTGGCCCCGGTGGCGGTGGCGGCGGCGGTGGCTTCCGCGGTGGCCCCGGTGGTGGCGGCGGTGGCGGTGGCTTCCGTGGCGGTCCCGGTGGTGGCGGCGGCGGTGGCGCCGGTGCCGGTGGCGGGTTCCGTCCCGGTGCGCCCGCCGGTGGCGGCGGTCGTCCCGGTGGCGGCGGCCGTGGCCGTGGCGGCGGTGCCGCGGGTGCCTTCGGGCGTCCGGGTGGCCGGCCGACGCGTGGTCGCAAGTCCAAGAAGCAGCGCAGACAGGAGTTCGACAACCTGTCGGCTCCGACCATGAGCTCGGGTGCGCCCCGGGGTCAGGGTCAGGTCGTCCGGCTCTCCCGTGGCGCCTCGCTGTCGGACTTCGCCGACAAGATCAACGCCAACCCGGGTTCGCTGGTCCAGGAGATGTTCAACCTGGGCGAGATGGTCACCGCGACCCAGTCCTGCTCTGACGACACCCTGCTGCTGCTGGGTGAGCACCTCGGCTTCAACGTGCAGATCGTCAGCCCGGAGGACGAGGACCGCGAGCTGCTCGCGCAGTTCAACATCGACCTCGACGCCGAGGTCGCGGAGGACCGCCTGGTCAGCCGTGCGCCGGTGGTGACCGTCATGGGTCACGTCGACCACGGTAAGACCAAGCTGCTCGACGCGATCCGCAAGGCGAACGTCGTGGCCGGCGAGGCGGGTGGCATCACCCAGCACATCGGTGCGTACCAGGTCCACGTCCCGCACGACGGCGAGGACCGGGCAGTGACCTTCATCGACACCCCGGGTCACGAGGCGTTCACCGCCATGCGTGCCCGTGGTGCCCAGGTCACCGACATCGTGGTGCTGGTGGTCGCGGCCGACGACGGCGTGATGCCGCAGACGATCGAGGCGCTCAACCACGCCAAGGCGGCGGACGTGCCGATCGTGGTCGCGGTCAACAAGGTCGACAAGCCGGAGGCCAATCCGGACAAGGTCCGCCAGCAGCTGACCGAGTACGGCCTGGTCGCCGAGGAGTACGGCGGCGACACCATGTTCGTCAACGTGGCGGCCAAGCCGGGCATCGGCATCGACGAGCTGCTCGAGGCCGTCCTGCTCACCGCGGACGCGTCGCTGGAGCTGACCGCTCCGATCGACGGGCCGGCGCAGGGTGTGGCCATCGAGGCGCACCTGGACAAGGGCCGTGGTGCGGTCGCGACCGTGCTGGTGCAGAAGGGCACCCTGCGGGCGGGCGACTCGATCGTCGCCGGTGGGGCGCACGGCCGGGTCCGGGCGATGCTCGACGAGAACGGCAACCAGGTCGCCGAGGCCGGTCCGGCCCGTCCGGTCCTGGTGCTCGGTCTGACCGCGGTGCCGGGTGCGGGTGACACCTTCCTGGCGGCCGAGGACGACCGTACGGTGCGCCAGATCGCCGAGCAGCGGCAGGCGCGGCGGCGGGCGGCGAGCTTCGCCAACTCCCGTGGCCGGGCCACCCTCGAGACGCTCATGGAGCAGCTCAAGGAGGGCGAGAAGACCTCGCTCAACCTGGTGCTCAAGGGCGACGTCTCCGGTTCCGTGGAGGCCCTCGAGGACGCGCTGTTCAACCTCGACATCCCCGAGGAGGTCCAGCTCAGGATCATCCACCGGGGTGTCGGCGCGATCACCGAGAGCGACGTCATGCTCGCGAGTGCCTCGTCCGAGGCGGTCACGATCATCGGCTTCAACGTGCGGGCCGCCAACAAGGTCCGTGAGATCGCCGACCGCGAGGGCGTGGAGATCCGGTACTACACCGTCATCTACCAGGCCATCGAGGAGATCGAGGCGGCGCTCAAGGGCCTGCTCAAGCCGGAGTACGAGGAGGTCGAGCTGGGCACCGCGGAGATCCGCGACGTCTTCCGCTCGTCCAAGGTCGGCAACATCTCCGGTTGCATCGTCCGGTCCGGGATCATCCGGCGGAACGCCAAGGCGCGGCTGCTGCGCGACGGGGCGGTCGTGGCGGACAACCTCACGATCAGCTCGCTCAAGCGGTTCAAGGACGACGCGACCGAGGTGCGCGAGGGCTTCGAGTGTGGTCTGACCCTGGGCGGTTACAACAACGTCCAGGTCGGCGACGTCATCGAGACCTTCGAGATGCGCGAGAAGGCCCGTAGCTGA
- a CDS encoding YlxR family protein → MVRRAQPERTCVGCRKRAPASELLRIVAVGDEAGHSLRPDPARRLPGRGANLHPDPACFALAVRRRAFGRALRIAGVPDHGELAKHVDAPSFTSGQPDRTGVASKVGRPT, encoded by the coding sequence GTGGTACGACGCGCGCAGCCGGAGCGCACCTGTGTGGGCTGCCGGAAACGGGCGCCGGCCAGTGAACTCCTGCGGATCGTCGCGGTTGGCGACGAGGCTGGTCACAGCCTCCGACCCGATCCGGCCCGTAGGCTGCCGGGTCGGGGAGCGAACCTGCACCCGGATCCGGCCTGCTTCGCGCTGGCGGTGCGACGCCGCGCCTTCGGGCGTGCGTTACGGATCGCCGGGGTTCCCGATCATGGTGAGCTGGCGAAGCACGTCGACGCGCCAAGCTTCACGTCCGGTCAGCCCGACCGGACGGGAGTCGCTAGCAAGGTAGGACGACCGACATGA
- the nusA gene encoding transcription termination factor NusA, with product MNIDLAALRALEREREIPFDTILAAIETALLTAYRHTEGAQSHARVEIDRKTGQALVYAQELDPDGTVVREVDDTPHDFGRIAAMTAKQVILQRLREATDEVHFGEYVGRDGDLVTGVVQAHEARAEKGIVSVDLGKLEGVLPQSEQVPGERYTHGERIRCVVVHVAKGMRGPQITLSRSHPALVKKLFALEVPEIADGTVEISAIAREAGHRTKIAVRSTTPGVNAKGACIGPMGQRVRAVMSELHGEKIDIIDWSDDPATFVGNALSPAKALRVEVVDLATRTARVTVPDFQLSLAIGREGQNARLAARLTGWRIDIRSDAEQSAPAGRRGADHVPEPGGAISSS from the coding sequence GTGAACATCGACCTCGCGGCGCTGCGCGCACTGGAGCGCGAGCGGGAGATCCCGTTCGACACGATCCTCGCGGCGATCGAGACCGCGCTGCTGACCGCCTACCGGCACACCGAGGGTGCGCAGTCGCACGCCCGGGTGGAGATCGACCGCAAGACCGGTCAGGCCCTGGTCTACGCCCAGGAGCTGGACCCCGACGGCACCGTCGTCCGGGAGGTCGACGACACCCCGCACGACTTCGGCCGGATCGCCGCGATGACCGCCAAGCAGGTGATCCTCCAGCGCCTGCGGGAGGCCACCGACGAGGTGCACTTCGGCGAGTACGTCGGACGCGACGGGGACCTGGTCACCGGCGTGGTCCAGGCACACGAGGCCCGCGCCGAGAAGGGCATCGTCAGCGTCGACCTCGGCAAGCTGGAGGGTGTGCTGCCGCAGTCGGAGCAGGTGCCCGGCGAGCGGTACACGCACGGAGAGCGCATCCGCTGCGTGGTCGTGCATGTCGCCAAGGGCATGCGCGGTCCGCAGATCACCCTCTCCCGGTCCCACCCGGCGCTGGTGAAGAAGCTCTTCGCCCTGGAGGTGCCGGAGATCGCGGACGGCACCGTGGAGATCAGCGCCATCGCGCGTGAGGCAGGTCACCGTACGAAGATCGCGGTCCGCTCCACCACGCCCGGGGTGAACGCCAAGGGCGCCTGCATCGGCCCGATGGGGCAGCGGGTCCGCGCCGTGATGAGTGAACTGCACGGCGAGAAGATCGATATCATCGACTGGTCGGACGACCCGGCGACCTTCGTCGGCAACGCGTTGTCGCCGGCCAAGGCACTCCGGGTCGAGGTGGTCGACCTGGCCACCCGGACGGCACGGGTCACCGTGCCCGATTTCCAACTTTCGTTGGCTATCGGGCGGGAAGGGCAGAACGCCCGGCTTGCTGCCCGACTGACCGGATGGCGGATCGACATCCGGTCCGACGCCGAGCAGTCGGCCCCGGCGGGACGGCGCGGTGCTGATCACGTCCCGGAGCCGGGCGGCGCGATCTCGAGCAGCTAG
- the rimP gene encoding ribosome maturation factor RimP — protein sequence MTQRGRATRSTGRPRPAGAPRGDLAARRSRLRSVIEPVVVAAGYDLEDLSVSRAGRRHVVRVIVDGDRGVSLDAVADVSRAVSSALDAAEEASGDIVAGEYQLEVSSPGVDRPLTLPRHWRRNVGRLVRVTARVAVPDQRAGEPGDRQVTGRVLDAGDERVVLDVDGERWERAYAELGPGRVQVEFSRLDEVADDEFGDDIDDDEDEVEDEER from the coding sequence ATGACGCAGCGTGGCCGTGCCACCAGGTCGACGGGGAGACCCCGTCCCGCCGGTGCGCCGCGCGGGGATCTCGCCGCCCGTCGGTCCCGGCTGCGGTCCGTGATCGAGCCGGTGGTGGTCGCCGCCGGGTACGACCTGGAGGATCTCTCCGTCTCGCGGGCCGGACGCCGGCACGTGGTCCGGGTGATCGTCGACGGTGACCGGGGCGTCAGCCTCGACGCGGTGGCCGACGTCTCCCGGGCGGTCTCCTCGGCGCTGGATGCGGCGGAGGAGGCGAGCGGCGACATCGTCGCGGGGGAGTACCAGCTCGAGGTGAGTTCGCCGGGCGTGGACCGCCCGCTGACCCTGCCCCGGCACTGGCGCCGCAACGTCGGCCGGCTGGTACGGGTGACGGCCCGGGTGGCCGTGCCGGACCAGCGTGCCGGGGAGCCGGGGGACCGTCAGGTCACCGGCCGGGTGCTGGACGCCGGTGACGAGCGGGTGGTGCTCGACGTGGACGGCGAGCGGTGGGAAAGGGCCTACGCCGAACTCGGCCCCGGCCGCGTACAGGTCGAATTCAGCCGCCTCGACGAGGTGGCGGACGACGAGTTCGGCGACGACATCGACGACGACGAAGATGAAGTGGAGGACGAGGAGAGGTGA
- a CDS encoding ferritin-like domain-containing protein — protein MTAEEALGAALTAEYAAIFAYGPIGVRLTGTAQRAAREAESAHRRRRDDLVLRLSTGGGTVPADRAGYALPYPVTDATSALRLAVEVEERTAGYWRAALAATTGAERTRALAALTDCALRATRWRRTAGITPSTVPFPGRPS, from the coding sequence GTGACCGCCGAGGAGGCGCTCGGCGCCGCGCTGACCGCCGAGTACGCGGCGATCTTCGCGTACGGGCCGATCGGGGTGCGACTCACCGGCACCGCCCAGCGGGCCGCCCGGGAGGCGGAGTCCGCGCACCGGCGCCGCCGCGACGACCTGGTGCTGCGGTTGAGCACCGGCGGCGGCACCGTCCCGGCCGACCGGGCCGGCTACGCGCTGCCCTACCCGGTCACCGACGCCACGAGTGCGCTGCGGCTGGCGGTCGAGGTGGAGGAACGCACCGCCGGGTACTGGCGGGCGGCGCTGGCCGCCACCACCGGGGCGGAACGCACCCGGGCCCTGGCGGCGCTGACCGACTGCGCGCTGCGGGCGACCCGCTGGCGGCGCACCGCCGGCATCACGCCGTCGACCGTCCCGTTCCCCGGTCGCCCCTCCTGA
- a CDS encoding APC family permease, which translates to MTDRASRPRLDTDQPTGPRLDLAPPPRVVGEDEDARLAEFGYEQKLDRSVGKIASFAIGFSTISATTAVFTGFGAGYFNAGSPFIWTLFLAIPVFLLWTVIAADMAAKIPLAGYAYQWTSRLNGSSYGWFTGCAALIGWVSGMTSLGYIFAGYLGSLLGWDLTQAGQIFIAIGVVSICTLINAYRLRLATLLNNIGVGLELVITIAVTLIVAVVAFAVHDDAQPISSLFQGTTPDGQTQSYFLAWLTASLGPFFGLVGVEAVADVAEETKGARRIIPRTMFYAFATSCVIEFLMYFVYVLAIRNPSELTDSSAPIEVIITQQLGPVFSRITVAIALTNILVCLLANVLVATRLLYSLSRDNMMPFSHALRHVSPTRKTPSTAVVSLGVVSVLMLLSALVNARAFNYFLGIATLAFFTTYVLQTIGLLVASRQGRVPAAEPGTYDLGKARTPVLVTSLVVFLLVEAALLFLPAFAGNGLVFAGILGLPLLWWLLVLRRRLKAGGAGTRYAQQHPDENQSAGLRV; encoded by the coding sequence ATGACTGACCGGGCGTCACGACCCAGACTCGACACCGACCAACCGACAGGACCCAGACTTGACCTCGCTCCACCGCCGCGAGTCGTCGGCGAGGACGAGGATGCCCGGCTTGCCGAGTTCGGGTACGAGCAGAAGCTCGACCGCTCGGTCGGCAAGATCGCCTCATTCGCCATCGGCTTCTCGACGATCAGCGCGACCACCGCCGTCTTCACCGGGTTCGGGGCCGGCTATTTCAATGCCGGGTCCCCGTTCATCTGGACCCTCTTCCTGGCGATCCCGGTGTTCCTGCTGTGGACCGTGATCGCCGCCGACATGGCCGCCAAGATCCCCCTGGCCGGGTACGCCTACCAGTGGACGAGCCGGCTCAACGGCTCCAGCTACGGCTGGTTCACCGGGTGCGCGGCGCTCATCGGCTGGGTCAGCGGAATGACGAGCCTGGGTTACATCTTCGCCGGCTATCTGGGCAGCCTCCTGGGGTGGGACCTCACCCAGGCCGGGCAGATCTTCATCGCCATCGGCGTGGTCAGCATCTGCACCCTTATCAATGCCTACCGGTTGCGTCTGGCCACGCTCCTCAACAACATCGGCGTCGGCCTCGAGCTGGTCATCACCATCGCCGTCACGCTCATCGTGGCGGTGGTGGCGTTCGCCGTCCACGACGACGCCCAGCCGATCAGCTCGCTGTTCCAAGGTACGACGCCCGACGGCCAGACGCAGTCGTACTTCCTCGCCTGGCTGACCGCGTCGCTGGGACCGTTCTTCGGCCTGGTCGGCGTCGAAGCGGTCGCCGACGTGGCCGAGGAAACCAAGGGTGCGCGTCGGATCATTCCCCGCACGATGTTCTACGCGTTCGCGACCTCGTGCGTCATCGAGTTCCTCATGTACTTCGTGTACGTCCTCGCCATCAGGAACCCGAGTGAACTCACCGACTCGTCCGCCCCGATCGAGGTGATCATCACCCAGCAGCTGGGTCCGGTGTTCTCGCGCATCACCGTGGCGATCGCACTGACGAACATCCTCGTCTGCCTGCTCGCCAACGTCTTGGTGGCGACGCGGCTGCTGTACTCCCTCTCGCGCGACAACATGATGCCGTTCTCCCATGCCCTCCGGCACGTCTCGCCGACCCGCAAGACGCCGTCCACCGCCGTCGTCAGCCTCGGTGTGGTCTCGGTGCTCATGCTGCTGTCCGCCCTGGTCAACGCGCGTGCATTCAACTACTTCTTGGGAATCGCCACGCTCGCGTTCTTCACCACCTACGTCCTGCAGACCATCGGACTGCTCGTCGCGAGTCGGCAGGGACGAGTTCCTGCGGCGGAGCCCGGGACCTACGACCTGGGGAAAGCGCGGACCCCGGTGCTGGTGACCAGCCTGGTGGTCTTCCTCCTGGTCGAGGCCGCCCTGCTGTTCCTCCCTGCGTTTGCCGGGAACGGCCTCGTGTTCGCCGGCATCCTCGGACTCCCGCTGCTCTGGTGGCTGCTGGTCCTCCGGCGCAGGTTGAAGGCCGGCGGGGCGGGAACGCGATACGCCCAGCAACACCCGGACGAAAATCAGTCCGCGGGACTACGCGTCTGA
- a CDS encoding LysR family transcriptional regulator, whose product MNHGASLRLLKYFDALASTLNYHKAAERLFISQPALSAAIRQLESHIGGRLFERDTHSVALTVLGREWLPHVRKALHEVEAAFDVVENLVGSAQIRVGYLTGMGADLLFELLDGVEKSLPKLSLEITEYDFSDPTVGLRSGACEIALLRLPVDVPDLESVVVAKESWVACLPRTHRFADRAQLHIGELLDEPIVVAPQSAGVWRDYWMASDVRDGKPANVAAEAATYEAETTMVSRGVGISFTTSSLTRLYDRPGIRFVPIVDRPASVTAVAWRPNRLSAGGRQVVRYMLRRVPRTSQRRS is encoded by the coding sequence ATGAACCATGGCGCGAGCCTTCGCTTGCTGAAATACTTCGATGCCCTCGCTAGTACACTGAATTACCATAAAGCGGCCGAACGGCTCTTCATTTCCCAGCCGGCCTTGTCGGCGGCGATTCGACAACTCGAGAGCCACATCGGTGGCCGGCTGTTCGAGCGGGACACACATTCGGTCGCGCTTACCGTACTCGGTCGGGAGTGGCTGCCCCACGTCCGGAAGGCGCTGCACGAGGTCGAAGCGGCGTTCGACGTCGTCGAAAACCTCGTCGGCAGCGCCCAGATCCGGGTCGGTTACCTGACCGGCATGGGCGCCGACCTGCTGTTCGAGTTGCTTGACGGGGTGGAGAAGAGCCTGCCCAAGCTGTCCCTGGAGATCACCGAGTACGACTTCTCAGACCCGACCGTAGGCCTCCGGTCGGGCGCGTGCGAGATCGCGCTCCTGCGGCTCCCGGTGGACGTCCCCGATCTCGAGTCGGTGGTCGTCGCCAAGGAGTCCTGGGTCGCCTGCCTACCGCGTACGCATCGCTTCGCCGACCGCGCCCAGCTGCACATCGGCGAGCTGCTGGACGAACCGATCGTCGTCGCCCCCCAATCGGCTGGTGTCTGGCGCGACTACTGGATGGCTAGCGACGTCCGAGACGGCAAACCGGCGAACGTCGCCGCGGAGGCGGCCACCTACGAGGCCGAGACGACGATGGTCTCCCGCGGAGTCGGGATCAGCTTCACGACGTCCTCGCTCACGCGTCTCTACGATCGGCCGGGGATCAGGTTCGTCCCCATCGTCGACCGACCGGCTAGCGTGACAGCCGTCGCCTGGCGCCCGAACCGCCTGTCGGCCGGCGGGCGACAGGTGGTGCGGTACATGCTCAGACGCGTCCCTCGCACGAGCCAGCGGCGGTCATAA
- a CDS encoding YjbQ family protein has translation MSAYYTSVTIETPARQEFYDVTAQLEEFVAGTGVRDGLAIAYSAHTSCCVLLQEESEDVTYYGTQLLLQDTLNVFAKIAPPTRHEGQYLHPGPIHIRNAAKLRDELPEWGLNTDGHIISSILGRSESIPLVDGTLLLGEFGRVYFGDLDAVRARTRTVHFQVLGA, from the coding sequence ATGTCCGCCTACTACACGTCCGTCACGATCGAGACCCCGGCTCGGCAGGAGTTCTACGATGTGACCGCCCAGCTGGAGGAATTCGTCGCCGGCACCGGTGTACGTGACGGGCTCGCCATCGCCTACTCGGCCCACACGAGCTGCTGCGTCCTGCTCCAGGAGGAGTCCGAGGACGTCACGTACTACGGCACCCAGCTACTGCTGCAGGATACCCTCAACGTCTTCGCCAAGATCGCGCCTCCGACCCGGCACGAGGGACAGTACCTGCATCCTGGCCCGATCCACATCCGCAATGCCGCCAAATTGCGCGACGAGCTTCCGGAATGGGGCCTGAACACCGACGGGCACATCATCTCTTCGATTTTGGGCCGTTCGGAAAGCATTCCGCTCGTTGACGGCACGCTGCTGCTCGGGGAGTTCGGCCGAGTCTACTTCGGCGACCTCGACGCCGTCCGTGCCCGGACCCGGACCGTTCACTTCCAGGTGCTCGGCGCCTGA
- a CDS encoding FGGY-family carbohydrate kinase translates to MDVGTTNIKVVVFDECLRRLAVAAAPAVYQRTGDRVEFRPEEVFDLVIELIAQCAGSIGDAARHDAVIALTGQAESLVLNDRRGDPVRPALSWLDNRATAEAGELGERFGVENAFAVTGEPGPSATWPAAKLRWLAKHEPRTLDRTAAVLMVKDDLLRRFTGTAVGEVTTRGFTYLYDVRRGRYWEEMLDFVSVPAGSLAPIVPAGTDVGRVLPQIADRLPPARSYRVNAGALDHFCAMAGTGSYTPGAVSESAGTVLSLSMLTAGWSFDPERKVSFHAGLRPGDIVLFNGVDSGGVSLEWFRREGLGGMSYDDLEERLAARTAGNAPIFLPYLTGVNPPDHFPHARGAFLGLDLAHDRIDLAYAVEEGVAHLLRRNVDYLTPARVREIVSTGGGSSSPFWNQLKADVCGVDVLVPAEREATCRGAAALALVASGQIDGIGESAHLSRPPTARYQPRRSAERDARYELFGEYLRRLFMNDPEGDPR, encoded by the coding sequence GTGGACGTCGGTACCACCAACATCAAGGTCGTCGTCTTCGACGAGTGCCTCCGCCGGCTGGCCGTCGCCGCCGCGCCCGCGGTGTACCAGCGCACGGGCGACCGCGTCGAGTTCCGTCCCGAGGAAGTCTTCGACCTCGTCATCGAGCTGATTGCCCAATGTGCCGGGTCGATCGGGGACGCCGCCCGCCATGACGCGGTGATCGCCCTGACCGGCCAGGCAGAGTCGTTGGTGCTCAACGACCGGCGCGGCGATCCCGTGCGACCAGCGCTCTCGTGGCTGGACAACCGTGCCACCGCCGAAGCCGGCGAGCTGGGCGAACGCTTCGGCGTCGAGAATGCCTTCGCGGTCACCGGCGAGCCCGGCCCGTCGGCGACCTGGCCGGCGGCCAAGCTGCGCTGGCTCGCCAAGCACGAACCACGGACGCTCGACCGGACGGCGGCCGTCCTCATGGTCAAGGACGACCTGCTCCGCCGCTTCACGGGAACCGCGGTGGGCGAGGTGACGACGCGAGGATTCACCTACCTCTACGACGTACGACGCGGTCGCTACTGGGAGGAAATGCTCGACTTCGTCTCCGTACCGGCGGGGTCGCTCGCCCCGATCGTGCCGGCCGGGACGGACGTCGGCCGCGTACTTCCGCAGATCGCCGACCGCCTCCCGCCGGCCCGTTCCTACCGGGTCAACGCCGGAGCGCTCGACCACTTCTGTGCCATGGCCGGCACGGGTTCCTACACGCCGGGGGCCGTGAGTGAATCCGCCGGAACGGTGCTGTCGCTGTCCATGCTCACCGCGGGCTGGTCGTTTGATCCCGAGCGGAAGGTGTCGTTCCACGCCGGGCTGCGCCCCGGCGACATCGTCCTGTTCAACGGCGTCGACAGCGGGGGCGTCTCGCTCGAATGGTTCCGCCGCGAGGGTCTCGGCGGTATGTCGTACGACGATCTGGAGGAACGCCTCGCCGCGCGTACCGCCGGCAACGCACCGATCTTTTTGCCCTACCTCACCGGGGTGAACCCACCTGACCACTTCCCCCACGCCCGGGGGGCGTTCCTCGGTCTGGACCTCGCGCACGACCGGATCGACCTCGCCTACGCTGTCGAGGAGGGCGTGGCCCACCTCCTGCGCCGCAACGTGGACTATCTCACCCCTGCTCGCGTACGCGAGATCGTCTCCACCGGCGGTGGTTCGTCGTCCCCGTTCTGGAACCAGCTCAAGGCCGACGTGTGCGGCGTCGACGTGCTCGTCCCGGCCGAGCGGGAGGCCACCTGCCGCGGAGCGGCCGCGCTCGCCCTCGTCGCCTCCGGGCAGATTGACGGAATTGGTGAGTCAGCCCACCTCAGTCGGCCGCCGACCGCCCGTTACCAGCCGCGCCGGTCCGCCGAGCGGGACGCGCGGTACGAGTTGTTCGGCGAATACCTGAGACGCCTGTTCATGAACGACCCGGAAGGAGATCCACGATGA